A single window of Pseudarthrobacter psychrotolerans DNA harbors:
- a CDS encoding amino acid ABC transporter ATP-binding protein, protein MTDFTSGTLTGKNLHLSFGHNHVLRGIDLHVEKGTTASVIGPSGSGKSTLLRVMNRLIEPDQGDILLDGRSVLKDNPDELRQRIGMVFQQFNLFPHKTVLDNVSLALRKLRKLSKDQARAEALEQLDLVGLKHKADARPANLSGGQQQRVAIARALAMKPEVMFFDEATSALDPELVKGVLALMADLAKGGMTMVVVTHEMGFSRNVSDTVTFMDAGVVVESGPPEQIFTAPATDRLKGFLSDVL, encoded by the coding sequence ATGACGGATTTTACTTCCGGCACCCTGACCGGCAAGAACCTGCACCTTTCGTTCGGGCATAACCATGTGCTCCGCGGGATCGACCTCCATGTGGAGAAGGGCACCACGGCTTCGGTCATCGGTCCGTCCGGCTCCGGAAAATCCACGCTCCTGCGGGTCATGAACCGGCTGATCGAACCGGACCAGGGCGACATCCTGCTGGACGGCCGGTCTGTCCTGAAGGACAACCCGGACGAGCTGCGCCAGCGGATCGGCATGGTGTTCCAGCAGTTCAACCTGTTCCCGCATAAGACCGTGTTGGACAACGTCTCGCTCGCGCTGCGCAAGCTCCGGAAGCTCTCCAAGGACCAGGCGCGCGCCGAAGCCCTTGAGCAGCTGGACCTGGTAGGCCTCAAGCACAAAGCTGACGCCCGCCCGGCCAACCTCTCCGGCGGCCAGCAGCAGCGTGTCGCGATCGCCCGCGCCTTGGCCATGAAGCCTGAGGTGATGTTCTTCGACGAGGCCACCTCCGCGCTTGACCCCGAGCTCGTGAAGGGCGTCCTGGCGCTGATGGCCGACCTCGCCAAGGGCGGCATGACCATGGTGGTGGTGACCCACGAGATGGGCTTCTCCCGCAACGTCTCAGATACTGTCACGTTCATGGACGCCGGTGTGGTGGTCGAATCGGGTCCGCCCGAGCAGATCTTCACGGCGCCCGCAACGGACCGCCTGAAGGGCTTCCTTTCGGACGTGCTGTAG
- a CDS encoding LLM class flavin-dependent oxidoreductase has translation MLLGVSTFGDVDLAADGAPKHHAEVLRQVVEQAKVADAVGLHSFGVGEHHRRDFAVSAPDVVLAAIATATENIRLGSAVTVLSSDDPIRVFQRFATLDAVSNGRAEVILGRGSFTESFPLFGYDLSDYDALFEEKLEIYDRVRSQNPVNWDGRTRASLRGQMVYPHVEGRLLPTWIGVGGSPQSVVRTATYGYPMVLAIIGGEPERFRPYADLYRRTLAEAGKEPQALSVHSPGYVAETDEQALEEYYPHWLATRNKIGAERGWGPAGRGEYEAAADEDGALFIGSPETVAAKVARLKGTLGADRFEMKYSSGTLPHEQMMRSIELFGSKVAPRVADMLADMHADR, from the coding sequence ATCCTGCTTGGCGTCAGTACCTTCGGCGACGTCGACCTGGCTGCCGACGGCGCACCCAAGCACCACGCCGAGGTGCTGCGCCAGGTGGTGGAACAGGCCAAGGTGGCCGACGCCGTCGGACTCCATTCCTTCGGCGTAGGGGAGCACCACCGCAGGGACTTCGCCGTCAGCGCGCCGGACGTGGTGCTGGCAGCCATCGCCACGGCCACCGAAAACATCAGGCTTGGCAGCGCGGTCACGGTCCTGAGCTCGGACGATCCCATCCGCGTCTTCCAGCGCTTCGCCACCCTCGACGCCGTCTCCAACGGCCGCGCCGAAGTGATCCTGGGCAGGGGTTCGTTCACCGAGTCTTTCCCGCTTTTTGGCTACGACCTCAGCGACTACGACGCCTTGTTCGAGGAGAAGCTGGAAATCTATGACCGAGTACGGTCCCAGAATCCGGTGAACTGGGACGGGCGCACCCGGGCGTCGCTTCGGGGCCAGATGGTGTACCCGCATGTGGAGGGCCGCCTGCTTCCCACCTGGATCGGCGTGGGCGGTTCTCCCCAGTCCGTGGTCCGCACGGCAACCTACGGCTACCCGATGGTCCTGGCGATCATCGGCGGCGAGCCCGAGCGCTTCCGTCCCTATGCCGATCTGTACCGCCGCACCCTTGCCGAAGCCGGTAAGGAACCGCAGGCACTCTCCGTGCATTCGCCCGGCTATGTGGCCGAGACTGACGAGCAGGCCCTTGAGGAGTACTACCCGCACTGGCTCGCCACCCGGAACAAGATCGGGGCGGAGCGCGGCTGGGGACCGGCCGGGCGCGGCGAGTACGAAGCTGCGGCGGACGAGGACGGTGCCCTGTTCATTGGTTCTCCGGAAACGGTGGCGGCGAAGGTAGCCCGGCTCAAGGGCACCCTCGGTGCGGACCGCTTCGAGATGAAGTACAGCAGCGGCACGCTGCCCCACGAGCAGATGATGCGCTCCATCGAACTGTTCGGTTCCAAGGTGGCACCGCGCGTTGCGGACATGCTCGCGGACATGCACGCGGACCGCTGA
- a CDS encoding amino acid ABC transporter permease gives MDLLDQLGETFLNWGEMAKVIPSLLTVGLPNTLILALASGILGALLGLLLALMGISRNPAARWAARIYTDLFRGLPAILVILVIGIGLSPIARELTGNRNPYPLGILALTLIAGAYIGEIFRSGIQSVEKGQLEASRALGFSYGKSMRLVVVPQGIRRVLPALVNQFISLLKDSSLVFVLGLAASDREIFRIGNDAMANTGNLSPLVAAGFVYLILTVPLTHLVNYIDNRLRTGRPEKKEPDELAAPIGKGHRHDGFYFRHPDRQEPAPFVRA, from the coding sequence ATGGATCTCCTGGACCAGCTGGGTGAAACGTTCCTCAATTGGGGGGAAATGGCGAAAGTCATTCCCTCCCTTCTCACGGTGGGCTTGCCCAACACCCTGATCCTGGCCTTGGCTTCGGGCATCCTCGGAGCCTTGCTGGGGCTGTTGCTGGCGCTGATGGGTATTTCCCGGAATCCGGCGGCCCGCTGGGCAGCGCGGATCTACACCGACCTTTTCCGGGGCCTGCCCGCCATTCTGGTGATCCTGGTGATCGGCATTGGGCTCAGCCCCATTGCCCGGGAACTTACCGGAAACCGGAACCCGTATCCGCTCGGGATCCTGGCCCTTACCCTGATCGCCGGCGCCTACATCGGTGAGATCTTCCGCTCCGGTATCCAGAGCGTGGAGAAAGGCCAGCTGGAGGCCTCGCGTGCTTTGGGCTTCAGCTATGGCAAGTCCATGCGCCTGGTGGTGGTGCCGCAAGGCATCCGCCGCGTGCTGCCTGCCCTCGTGAACCAGTTCATCTCGCTGCTGAAGGATTCCTCCCTGGTGTTCGTGCTGGGGCTGGCTGCCTCGGACCGCGAGATCTTCCGGATCGGTAACGATGCCATGGCCAACACGGGAAACCTTTCGCCGCTGGTGGCCGCAGGATTCGTGTACCTCATCCTGACCGTGCCGCTGACGCACCTCGTTAATTACATCGACAACCGGCTGCGTACCGGCCGGCCGGAGAAGAAGGAACCGGACGAGCTTGCGGCACCTATCGGCAAGGGGCACAGGCATGACGGATTTTACTTCCGGCACCCTGACCGGCAAGAACCTGCACCTTTCGTTCGGGCATAA
- the hemL gene encoding glutamate-1-semialdehyde 2,1-aminomutase gives MTRSEDLFARAQTLMPGGVNSPVRAFGSVGGTPRFMVSAKGPYLTDADGKEYVDLVCSWGPALLGHAHPAVLEAVHAAVDRGLSFGASTPDEANLAAIVQERVPAAERVRMVSTGTEATMTAVRLARGFTGRNLIIKFAGCYHGHLDGLLAAAGSGVATLALPGSAGVTEATAAETLVLPYNDLAAVEAAFAAHGPNIAAVITEAAPANMGVVTPGEGFNLGLSRITREHGALLILDEVLTGFRTGYSGYWGLTGGAADAADPWTPDLLTFGKVIGGGMPTAALAGRADVMDYLAPIGPVYQAGTLSGNPVAMAAGVATLTHATRDVYSFVDARSLELSSALSAALDSAGVDHSVQFAGNLFSVAFGTSANGVHNYADAQAQETFRYAPFFHSMLESGVYLPPSVFEAWFLSAAHDDAAMNRIFDALPAAARAAAAAQA, from the coding sequence ATGACTCGTTCCGAAGACCTCTTCGCCCGTGCCCAGACCCTGATGCCTGGTGGCGTCAACTCACCCGTTCGTGCCTTCGGCTCGGTGGGCGGAACCCCGCGGTTTATGGTGTCGGCCAAGGGCCCATACCTGACAGATGCCGACGGCAAAGAATACGTCGACCTGGTTTGCTCCTGGGGCCCGGCGCTGCTGGGGCACGCCCACCCGGCCGTCCTGGAGGCGGTCCACGCGGCTGTTGACCGCGGCCTCTCCTTCGGCGCGTCCACCCCGGACGAGGCCAACCTGGCTGCCATCGTCCAGGAGCGCGTGCCGGCCGCCGAACGCGTCCGCATGGTCTCCACCGGCACCGAAGCCACCATGACGGCAGTCCGGCTGGCCCGCGGCTTCACCGGCCGGAACCTCATCATCAAGTTCGCCGGCTGCTACCACGGCCACCTGGACGGGCTGCTCGCCGCTGCAGGATCCGGCGTTGCCACCCTTGCCCTGCCGGGCTCGGCCGGCGTCACCGAAGCCACTGCCGCCGAAACGCTGGTCCTGCCCTACAACGACCTCGCCGCCGTGGAAGCCGCCTTTGCCGCGCACGGGCCGAACATCGCGGCCGTCATCACCGAAGCCGCCCCCGCCAACATGGGCGTGGTGACCCCGGGGGAAGGCTTCAACCTGGGGCTGTCCCGCATCACCCGCGAGCACGGCGCCCTGCTGATCCTCGACGAAGTGCTCACCGGTTTCCGCACCGGCTACTCCGGCTATTGGGGGCTTACCGGCGGCGCTGCTGATGCCGCGGACCCGTGGACCCCTGACCTGCTCACCTTCGGAAAGGTCATCGGCGGCGGAATGCCGACGGCGGCCCTCGCCGGGCGTGCCGACGTGATGGACTACCTGGCGCCCATCGGCCCCGTGTACCAGGCCGGGACACTGTCCGGTAACCCGGTGGCCATGGCAGCCGGCGTAGCCACCCTGACGCACGCCACCCGCGACGTCTACTCGTTTGTGGACGCCCGCTCGCTGGAGCTCTCCTCGGCGCTGTCCGCTGCACTGGACAGTGCCGGCGTGGACCACTCCGTCCAGTTCGCCGGAAACCTCTTCTCCGTCGCGTTCGGCACGTCCGCCAACGGCGTCCACAACTACGCCGACGCCCAGGCCCAGGAAACCTTCCGGTACGCGCCGTTCTTCCACTCCATGCTGGAATCCGGCGTTTACCTGCCGCCGTCGGTCTTCGAGGCCTGGTTCCTCTCGGCAGCGCACGACGACGCCGCGATGAACCGGATCTTTGACGCTCTCCCGGCCGCCGCAAGGGCCGCAGCTGCCGCGCAAGCCTAG
- a CDS encoding ATP-dependent DNA helicase, giving the protein MRLLPPRQLHADVPALSADQRDAVDVPHGSGPVLVPGAPGTGKSTVLIEAAVRRALHDGVDPERILILAPGRLAADSLRDRFTARLDRSLSTTPARTWASYAFDLIRRAKAEGILPLPRAPRLLSGPEQDLIIRELLEGHRMPGLELPWPADLEAALETRGFRHEVRQLFDRIIESGRTAGDLEELGRQCGRPDWIAASALYAEYRDVLDLRMPEAFDPAGIITTARQIFQDEPDFLAEERDRLQLVLVDDVQEANPAVFELLADIAAGKDCYVAFSPDTVVQGFRGARPDLVAELPHLLSTESGVIERPLWHAHRHAPAIAEAWLGVAGRISQRAGGQLARRLEQPELLAGTAHGPAAVVEPQPQSAGTVEAHLVPSPVHELRYVAQRILDQHVNRGRDLAEIAVIVRNGGQLSELQRYLTGQGIPVRVPVAESAVRDEVAVRPLLDAYAIALDPELLTPEAAVALLTSRIGGATSIELRRLRQSLRREELLGGGGRTSDALLVEALSEPGALGTLGLEGRSARRTARMIQAGRSAAAEPGANAETVLWALWHSTGLANAWTESALTGGSHGARADRDLDAMMALFHTAERYVDQMPGAGPEQFLEYLLNQELPMDTLAARAQVDDAVELMTPASAAGRQWPVVIVAGLQEGVWPNTRLRGELLGSSLYADAVEHGVSYALQLDPLSRLREIRYDELRSFSTAVSRACEILICTAVSSEDDQPSSFLDYVAPLEPGAEGRVFTPVERPMTLRALVAELRQYAQLDGKYEHEAAEAARVLAGLAAVEPAVPGAHPDSWWGLPPLTTSEPVVPPGGTVYVSPSKVESVQKSPLDWFVQAAGGEAATDFARSLGTLVHAIAQDLPEASGGEYVAELIRRWPTLGMKDNWEGKLDFQRAETMVRKLAQYVLVMRSEGRSLLGVEQDFEVRLPDVPPALGSTPAPSVPGDGQGGDARVAVLRGQVDRLEIDAEGRLVVVDLKTGKRQPGKTELSRHPQLGAYQAAVLAGGFADVPGGAAGPGGTVPGGAVLAQLGTTTKSPGVQQQEPLEAQENWALEMVTDAAAIMSGNSFEARHDPAKSSHGGHGCRLPEVCPLCVRGKQVTE; this is encoded by the coding sequence CTGCGTCTTCTTCCGCCGCGGCAGCTGCACGCCGATGTTCCGGCTTTGTCTGCAGACCAGCGCGACGCCGTCGACGTGCCCCACGGCTCCGGACCGGTCCTGGTGCCCGGCGCACCGGGAACCGGAAAATCAACGGTCCTGATCGAAGCCGCGGTCCGTCGCGCCCTGCATGACGGCGTTGACCCGGAGCGGATCCTCATCCTGGCGCCCGGACGCCTCGCCGCCGACTCACTCCGCGACCGGTTCACCGCGCGCCTGGACCGGAGCCTGAGCACCACGCCGGCCCGGACCTGGGCATCCTATGCCTTTGACCTGATCCGCCGGGCAAAGGCAGAGGGAATCCTTCCGCTTCCGCGCGCGCCGCGCCTTCTGTCCGGCCCGGAACAGGACCTCATCATCCGCGAACTCCTGGAGGGCCACCGGATGCCCGGGCTGGAACTTCCATGGCCAGCGGACCTGGAAGCGGCACTGGAGACGCGGGGCTTCCGCCACGAGGTACGCCAACTCTTCGACCGGATCATCGAATCCGGCCGGACCGCCGGTGACCTCGAGGAGCTGGGCCGCCAGTGCGGCCGGCCGGACTGGATCGCCGCGTCGGCGCTGTACGCCGAGTACCGGGACGTCCTGGACCTGCGCATGCCGGAGGCTTTTGATCCTGCCGGCATCATTACCACGGCACGGCAGATCTTCCAGGACGAGCCTGACTTCCTGGCCGAAGAACGGGACCGTCTCCAGCTGGTGCTGGTGGACGATGTGCAGGAGGCAAACCCCGCCGTTTTCGAACTGCTCGCCGACATCGCCGCCGGCAAGGACTGCTATGTCGCATTCTCCCCGGATACCGTTGTGCAGGGATTCCGTGGGGCCAGGCCCGACCTCGTCGCGGAACTGCCGCACCTGCTTTCGACGGAATCTGGCGTCATTGAGCGGCCGCTCTGGCACGCCCATCGGCACGCCCCCGCCATCGCCGAAGCCTGGCTCGGCGTCGCGGGCCGGATCTCACAGCGTGCGGGCGGCCAGCTGGCCAGGCGGCTGGAGCAGCCCGAGCTCCTGGCCGGAACCGCGCACGGCCCCGCCGCCGTCGTCGAACCCCAACCACAATCCGCCGGAACAGTGGAAGCACACCTGGTTCCGTCGCCGGTCCATGAACTCCGGTACGTCGCCCAGCGCATCCTGGACCAGCACGTCAACCGTGGCCGCGACCTGGCCGAGATCGCGGTGATCGTGCGTAACGGCGGACAGCTCAGTGAGCTGCAGCGATACCTCACGGGCCAGGGGATCCCGGTGCGCGTTCCGGTAGCCGAGTCCGCGGTCCGCGATGAGGTGGCCGTACGCCCGCTGCTGGACGCCTACGCCATTGCGCTGGATCCGGAACTGCTGACCCCGGAAGCCGCCGTCGCCCTGCTGACGTCGCGGATCGGGGGCGCCACGTCCATCGAACTGCGCCGGCTACGTCAGTCGCTCAGGCGGGAAGAACTGCTGGGCGGCGGCGGACGGACCAGCGACGCCCTGCTGGTTGAAGCATTATCGGAACCCGGCGCCCTGGGGACGCTGGGCCTGGAAGGCCGTTCCGCGCGCCGGACCGCACGCATGATCCAGGCCGGGCGGAGCGCCGCTGCCGAACCCGGAGCCAATGCCGAGACCGTTCTCTGGGCCCTGTGGCACTCCACAGGACTGGCCAACGCGTGGACCGAATCCGCCCTCACCGGCGGTTCCCACGGAGCCCGCGCCGACCGGGACCTCGATGCCATGATGGCACTTTTCCACACCGCCGAGCGCTATGTGGACCAGATGCCGGGCGCCGGGCCGGAGCAGTTCCTTGAGTACCTTCTGAACCAGGAACTGCCGATGGATACCCTGGCCGCGCGGGCGCAGGTGGACGACGCCGTCGAGCTGATGACCCCGGCCAGTGCTGCCGGGCGGCAGTGGCCCGTGGTCATTGTGGCGGGGCTGCAGGAAGGCGTCTGGCCCAATACCCGGCTCCGCGGTGAGCTTCTGGGCAGCAGCCTGTACGCTGACGCCGTCGAACACGGTGTCAGCTATGCATTGCAGCTGGACCCACTGAGCCGGCTGCGCGAAATCCGCTACGACGAACTCCGGAGCTTCTCCACAGCCGTTTCCCGGGCCTGCGAGATCCTGATCTGCACCGCTGTTTCGTCCGAGGACGACCAGCCGTCGTCCTTCCTCGATTATGTAGCGCCGCTTGAGCCGGGCGCCGAGGGCAGGGTGTTCACGCCCGTGGAACGGCCCATGACCCTTCGTGCCCTGGTGGCTGAGCTGCGCCAATACGCGCAGCTGGATGGAAAGTATGAGCACGAAGCCGCCGAGGCCGCCAGGGTCCTGGCCGGCCTTGCGGCAGTGGAACCGGCTGTCCCGGGAGCGCATCCGGACAGCTGGTGGGGCCTGCCCCCTTTGACGACGTCGGAGCCGGTTGTCCCGCCCGGAGGGACTGTTTACGTCTCGCCGTCGAAGGTGGAATCCGTACAGAAATCGCCGCTCGACTGGTTTGTGCAGGCTGCCGGGGGAGAAGCCGCCACCGATTTTGCCCGGAGCCTGGGCACACTGGTCCACGCCATCGCGCAGGACCTGCCGGAAGCCTCCGGGGGCGAGTACGTCGCCGAACTCATCCGCCGGTGGCCAACCTTGGGGATGAAGGACAACTGGGAAGGCAAACTCGACTTCCAGCGTGCCGAAACAATGGTGCGCAAGCTCGCCCAGTATGTCCTGGTGATGCGGAGCGAGGGCCGGAGCCTGCTGGGCGTCGAGCAGGACTTTGAGGTCCGGCTGCCGGACGTTCCGCCGGCGTTGGGGTCGACGCCGGCGCCATCGGTCCCGGGCGATGGCCAGGGCGGCGATGCCCGCGTCGCCGTGCTCCGTGGCCAGGTTGACCGGCTGGAGATCGACGCCGAAGGAAGGTTGGTTGTTGTGGACCTCAAGACGGGAAAGCGGCAGCCCGGCAAGACAGAGTTGTCCCGCCATCCCCAGCTGGGGGCCTACCAGGCAGCGGTCCTGGCCGGCGGTTTCGCAGACGTACCCGGTGGCGCAGCGGGACCGGGCGGGACGGTACCGGGCGGAGCTGTACTGGCGCAGCTCGGAACCACTACCAAGAGCCCCGGCGTCCAGCAACAGGAGCCCCTGGAGGCCCAGGAGAACTGGGCGCTGGAAATGGTCACCGATGCCGCCGCAATAATGTCCGGCAACAGCTTCGAAGCCAGGCACGACCCCGCAAAAAGCAGCCACGGGGGCCACGGCTGCAGGCTCCCTGAGGTCTGTCCGCTTTGTGTCCGCGGAAAGCAGGTCACCGAATGA
- a CDS encoding ABC transporter substrate-binding protein, with protein sequence MKTKAMKWLTSVPVAVALAVSLAACGSGSAQPSGSPTDALAGSDQQALDKYTTADVTPLDKIDKTKLGLNTEGKLEVGTLSDAPPNIFIDPAGKFTGYDNELLRAIAGKLGLDVEFVATDFSALLSQVQTKQFDLGSSSISTTDARRANVGFTNGYDFGFMAVVAKTNSDVKGFKDLNANVRIGVVQGTVQDDYVTNTLKLEPVRFPDYATVYANVRNGQIDAWVAPSQQATGQVKEGDGTVIAESVVNTQNFTAYAVNKDNKALIDALNSGLDAVIADGTWAKLTKEWYPDRTTPADWKPGSKAAPAPKS encoded by the coding sequence ATGAAGACCAAAGCCATGAAGTGGCTCACCAGCGTTCCCGTCGCAGTTGCCCTGGCTGTCTCGCTGGCCGCCTGCGGCTCGGGATCGGCACAGCCCAGCGGCTCGCCCACCGATGCCCTCGCCGGCAGCGACCAGCAGGCCCTGGACAAGTACACCACCGCTGACGTCACCCCGCTGGACAAGATCGACAAAACCAAGCTGGGCCTCAACACCGAAGGCAAGCTTGAGGTGGGCACGCTCTCCGACGCGCCGCCGAACATCTTCATCGACCCGGCAGGCAAGTTCACCGGCTACGACAACGAGCTGCTGCGCGCCATTGCCGGCAAGCTTGGCCTCGACGTTGAATTCGTGGCCACGGACTTCTCGGCGCTGCTCTCCCAGGTGCAGACCAAGCAGTTCGACCTCGGATCGTCCTCGATTTCCACCACAGACGCCCGCCGTGCAAACGTGGGTTTCACCAACGGCTACGACTTCGGCTTCATGGCTGTGGTTGCCAAAACCAACAGCGACGTCAAGGGGTTCAAGGACCTGAACGCCAATGTCCGCATCGGCGTCGTCCAGGGCACCGTCCAGGACGACTACGTCACCAACACCCTGAAGCTTGAGCCGGTCCGCTTCCCCGACTACGCCACCGTGTACGCGAACGTACGCAACGGCCAGATTGATGCGTGGGTAGCACCGTCGCAGCAGGCAACCGGCCAGGTGAAGGAAGGCGACGGCACCGTCATCGCCGAATCAGTGGTGAACACCCAGAACTTCACCGCATATGCAGTGAACAAGGACAACAAGGCCCTGATCGACGCCCTGAACTCCGGCCTGGACGCTGTAATTGCTGACGGTACCTGGGCCAAGCTGACCAAGGAATGGTACCCGGACCGCACCACCCCCGCCGACTGGAAGCCGGGCAGCAAGGCTGCTCCGGCTCCCAAGAGCTGA
- a CDS encoding MGMT family protein — protein sequence MRTEYIEAVLALVELVPPGTALAYGDVAELLGSGGPRQVGHAMSHYGSQVAWWRILKASGQGPEGHEAEALRHYLQEGTPLLGNHDAFLRTGDGKWRVDLMAARWAPGEDDFDRIDAIAEQLELRLHRLSVADDEMSV from the coding sequence ATGCGGACTGAGTACATTGAGGCGGTGCTCGCGCTCGTCGAGCTGGTTCCACCCGGCACCGCACTGGCCTACGGCGATGTGGCCGAGCTGCTGGGGTCCGGCGGTCCCCGGCAGGTGGGCCACGCGATGAGCCACTACGGCAGCCAGGTCGCGTGGTGGCGGATCCTCAAAGCAAGCGGCCAAGGTCCGGAAGGCCATGAGGCCGAAGCGCTGCGCCACTACCTGCAGGAGGGGACGCCGCTGCTCGGCAACCACGATGCTTTTCTGCGGACCGGCGACGGCAAATGGCGGGTGGACCTGATGGCAGCACGCTGGGCCCCGGGCGAGGATGACTTCGACCGGATCGACGCCATTGCGGAGCAGCTGGAGCTGCGGCTGCATAGATTGTCGGTGGCTGATGATGAAATGTCTGTGTGA
- a CDS encoding 3'-5' exonuclease, which yields MTSWNTLPRAAFDLETTGRNSRAARIVTASVTVVDHEGDVITEHEWLADPGVDIPTEASDIHGITTEQARREGRPAHEVTGELATVLQDLFDAGIPVIAFNASYDFTVLAAESARYGVRQLSRFPVLDPFIMNKQVDRYRKGKRTLTALCEEYGITLDNAHTSAADALATLRMLDAMAIKFPKLKMPASQLHELQKDWAVSQAADFQNYLRKTKPAAVIEGEWPVLPPEDASSEF from the coding sequence ATGACTTCCTGGAACACCCTTCCCCGCGCAGCCTTCGATCTCGAAACCACCGGACGGAATTCGCGTGCCGCACGCATTGTCACGGCGTCGGTCACTGTGGTGGACCACGAGGGGGACGTCATCACCGAACACGAATGGCTGGCCGATCCCGGCGTCGACATCCCTACCGAGGCCAGCGATATCCACGGCATCACCACGGAGCAGGCCCGGCGTGAGGGACGGCCGGCCCATGAAGTCACCGGGGAGCTTGCAACCGTCCTGCAGGACCTGTTCGACGCCGGCATTCCGGTCATTGCCTTCAACGCCAGCTACGACTTCACGGTCCTGGCCGCAGAGTCCGCCCGCTACGGCGTCCGGCAGTTGAGCCGTTTCCCCGTCCTGGACCCGTTCATCATGAACAAGCAGGTGGACCGATACCGCAAGGGTAAGCGCACATTGACGGCCTTGTGTGAGGAGTATGGCATCACGCTGGACAACGCCCATACGTCGGCCGCGGATGCTCTGGCCACCCTCCGGATGCTGGATGCCATGGCCATCAAGTTCCCGAAGCTCAAGATGCCGGCCAGCCAGCTTCACGAGCTGCAAAAGGACTGGGCGGTCAGTCAAGCGGCGGACTTCCAGAACTACCTGCGCAAGACCAAGCCCGCCGCCGTGATCGAAGGGGAATGGCCCGTCCTTCCACCCGAAGACGCCAGCAGTGAATTCTAG
- the hemB gene encoding porphobilinogen synthase: MSFPNHRPRRLRTTPAMRRLTAEYRLAPADLILPAFIREGLSEPSPISSMPGVVQHTTESLKRAAAEAVELGVGGIMLFGIPAVRDARGTASLDPDGVLNKAIRDVRAEVGDDLVIMGDVCLDEFTDHGHCGVLDADGYVDNDATLEIYGQMAVAQADAGAHVLGPSGMMDGQIAVIRQALEESGHKNTVILAYAAKYASAFYGPFREAVDSQLKGDRRTYQMDAANRREAILEVELDLEEGADMVMVKPAMSYLDILADVAAMSPVPVSAYQISGEYAMIEAAAANGWIDRRGAITESILGIKRAGADTVLTYWASEVAGWLKES; the protein is encoded by the coding sequence ATGAGCTTTCCGAACCACCGCCCGCGCCGCCTCCGCACCACGCCCGCCATGCGCCGGCTCACCGCCGAGTACCGGCTGGCACCGGCGGACCTGATCCTGCCCGCGTTTATCCGCGAAGGCCTCAGCGAGCCGTCGCCCATTTCCTCCATGCCGGGCGTTGTGCAGCACACTACCGAGTCGCTTAAGCGTGCCGCTGCGGAAGCCGTGGAACTGGGCGTCGGCGGCATCATGCTGTTCGGCATTCCCGCCGTCCGCGATGCCCGCGGCACCGCCTCGCTGGACCCGGACGGCGTGCTCAACAAGGCCATCCGCGACGTCCGCGCTGAGGTGGGCGATGACCTGGTCATCATGGGCGACGTCTGCCTGGACGAATTCACCGACCACGGCCACTGCGGCGTCCTGGATGCCGACGGCTACGTGGACAACGATGCCACGCTGGAAATCTACGGCCAGATGGCCGTGGCGCAGGCCGATGCCGGCGCCCACGTGCTGGGGCCCTCTGGCATGATGGATGGCCAGATTGCCGTCATCCGCCAGGCCCTCGAGGAATCCGGCCACAAGAACACCGTCATCCTGGCCTACGCGGCCAAGTACGCCTCCGCCTTCTACGGCCCCTTCCGGGAAGCCGTGGATTCGCAGCTCAAGGGTGACCGCCGCACCTACCAGATGGACGCCGCGAACCGCCGCGAAGCCATCCTCGAGGTGGAACTGGACCTTGAGGAAGGCGCCGACATGGTCATGGTGAAGCCGGCCATGAGCTACCTGGATATCCTGGCCGACGTCGCCGCCATGAGCCCCGTTCCTGTCTCGGCCTACCAGATCTCGGGTGAATACGCGATGATCGAGGCCGCCGCCGCCAACGGCTGGATCGACCGGCGGGGCGCCATCACGGAATCCATCCTTGGCATCAAACGGGCCGGCGCCGACACCGTGCTGACCTACTGGGCGTCCGAAGTTGCAGGCTGGCTCAAGGAATCCTGA